A section of the Elusimicrobiota bacterium genome encodes:
- the mreC gene encoding rod shape-determining protein MreC encodes MQEEYLPSRRSNLIFILLITINLFFLTSHLNVYVKTLKYFLYYIFNPSPSVAEKVVESSGNILKNISEIVNVHQENAVLRKEIEKYTYLEKDFLNISGENERLKKILNLDFPIKYKPIIARVIERESLSWFEWISIDKGYEDGLYSDAPVLAWAEERLVALGRVWEVYSRSAKIILITNVLCSLPVEIKDTKEDGLIDGKNNNILRLNYLLPESFLKPGDEVVTSPISQVFPAGITVGYVKEIFAPVKTSTLKEGTVKPAFISNSLKMVAVLISRQKEKNAQ; translated from the coding sequence ATGCAAGAAGAATATCTTCCCTCTCGCCGTTCCAACCTTATTTTTATCCTGCTTATAACAATAAATCTGTTTTTCCTTACTTCACACCTTAATGTCTACGTAAAAACATTAAAATATTTTCTCTATTATATTTTTAATCCAAGCCCGTCAGTTGCCGAAAAAGTGGTTGAATCAAGCGGCAACATATTAAAAAATATCAGCGAAATAGTTAATGTTCATCAGGAAAACGCTGTCTTAAGAAAAGAAATTGAAAAATATACCTATCTTGAAAAAGATTTTTTAAATATTTCGGGAGAAAATGAAAGACTTAAAAAAATATTGAATCTAGATTTTCCTATAAAATATAAACCTATAATTGCGCGGGTGATTGAACGCGAATCCTTGAGCTGGTTTGAGTGGATAAGCATTGACAAGGGGTATGAGGATGGTTTATATTCCGATGCGCCGGTTTTAGCATGGGCCGAGGAAAGATTAGTTGCGCTTGGGAGAGTATGGGAAGTTTATAGTAGGTCCGCAAAAATAATTCTTATTACTAATGTTCTTTGTTCGTTGCCCGTTGAAATAAAAGATACGAAGGAAGACGGGCTTATAGATGGCAAGAATAATAATATATTGCGGCTTAATTATCTTTTGCCTGAAAGTTTCCTAAAACCCGGGGATGAAGTAGTTACAAGCCCTATCAGCCAGGTTTTTCCCGCAGGGATAACGGTAGGTTACGTAAAGGAAATATTTGCTCCTGTAAAAACCAGCACTCTAAAAGAAGGAACGGTAAAACCGGCATTTATTTCAAATTCTTTAAAAATGGTTGCGGTTCTTATCTCGCGGCAGAAAGAGAAAAACGCCCAATGA
- the mreD gene encoding rod shape-determining protein MreD, producing MRNFIIYLFIYIFATVVQFSWAKYFVIFGLFPNIILLILLFIGLTRGSTAGQLLGFSLGLTWDVLSVDLFGSHAFLCTVVGYLSGKLARKWDESKIATQVIIAGFASVFFWLGIDITRMIFGENAPGIRSDYIVIFQIFYNMLLAPIIFGIAKFIGYYFVNKETFDSFS from the coding sequence ATGAGAAATTTTATTATTTATTTGTTCATCTACATATTTGCTACAGTAGTTCAGTTTAGCTGGGCAAAATATTTTGTTATTTTCGGTTTGTTCCCTAATATTATTCTTTTAATACTGTTGTTTATCGGATTGACCAGAGGTTCAACAGCAGGACAGCTGTTGGGCTTTTCCCTGGGACTAACATGGGATGTGTTGTCTGTGGATTTGTTCGGCAGCCATGCGTTTTTATGTACCGTTGTAGGATATCTTTCAGGAAAACTTGCCCGCAAGTGGGATGAATCAAAAATTGCAACTCAGGTTATTATAGCAGGCTTTGCTTCTGTCTTTTTTTGGCTGGGAATTGACATAACACGTATGATTTTTGGTGAAAATGCTCCGGGCATCAGATCTGATTATATAGTTATATTTCAAATTTTCTATAACATGCTTCTGGCTCCGATTATTTTTGGCATAGCGAAATTTATCGGATATTATTTTGTCAATAAAGAAACATTTGATTCTTTTTCCTAA
- a CDS encoding DNA-directed RNA polymerase subunit alpha encodes MKTPELEKLRRITVDEKTSMPTYARFTAEPFERGYGHTIGSALTRILLSSIEGSAISSVRIKGALHEFAVLKGVKEDVATIILNLKKIRLKMFSGDKETIYLKVKKEGPVTAKNIEPNANIEILNPDQIIANLDYGTSLEMEMEVTRGKGYVLADENKSGKGSANTILLDTLFSPIWKVNYEVENTRVEQITDYDKLIIEIWTDGSVVPQDALAYASKILRNSVSIFAGPEEEEVAVKLDPEQEKMKALFSQPLGIMDLSVRSSNCLIGSGLKTVGELVTKTEEEIMTFKNFGKKSLDEIKDKLKEMGLSLGMTGERNDQEL; translated from the coding sequence ATGAAAACACCAGAGTTAGAAAAGTTACGCAGGATTACCGTTGATGAAAAAACATCCATGCCTACCTATGCAAGGTTTACGGCAGAACCCTTTGAACGGGGTTATGGCCACACAATAGGAAGCGCTCTTACCAGAATTCTTCTTTCAAGTATTGAGGGGTCTGCAATTTCTTCAGTACGAATCAAAGGGGCGCTCCATGAGTTTGCCGTATTAAAAGGAGTGAAGGAAGATGTTGCGACCATTATACTGAATCTTAAAAAAATAAGGTTAAAAATGTTTTCCGGAGACAAAGAAACAATTTATCTTAAAGTAAAAAAAGAAGGGCCTGTAACAGCGAAAAATATTGAACCTAATGCTAATATAGAAATCCTTAATCCCGATCAGATCATTGCTAATCTTGATTACGGAACATCTCTTGAGATGGAAATGGAAGTGACCCGTGGAAAAGGATACGTTCTAGCGGATGAGAATAAGTCAGGGAAAGGATCTGCAAACACTATACTCTTAGATACGCTTTTTTCGCCGATATGGAAAGTAAATTATGAAGTTGAAAATACCAGAGTGGAACAAATAACTGATTACGATAAACTAATAATTGAAATATGGACGGACGGATCCGTCGTGCCTCAGGATGCCCTCGCCTATGCATCAAAAATTCTTAGAAATTCCGTAAGTATTTTTGCTGGCCCTGAGGAAGAAGAAGTGGCCGTAAAACTTGATCCTGAACAGGAAAAAATGAAAGCATTATTTTCCCAGCCTTTGGGCATTATGGATCTTTCCGTGCGTTCTTCAAATTGCCTTATTGGGTCAGGTTTAAAAACTGTCGGAGAGTTAGTTACTAAAACGGAAGAAGAAATTATGACGTTTAAGAATTTCGGGAAAAAATCGTTGGATGAAATTAAAGACAAATTAAAAGAGATGGGGCTGTCATTGGGAATGACCGGAGAAAGAAATGATCAAGAATTATAA
- a CDS encoding rod shape-determining protein, with amino-acid sequence MFNYLFSLFSNDMGIDLGTASVLVYVKGQGIVLREPSVVAIEKGSRRVLAIGTEAKRMIGKTPANIIAVRPLRNGVIADFEVTERMIRYFIKKVHNRRSLLHPRIVIGVPSGITEVERRAVRESAEQAGAREVHLIEEPMAAAIGANIPIQEPEGNMIVDVGGGTTEVAVTSMGGMVVSKSIDVAGDEMDEAVVLYFRRKYNLLIGENTAEEVKIRIGSVFPLPEETSMEVKGRDQVTGLPKTVSITSEEVRAALAEPMRAIIEVIRNALEETPAELSADLVDRGIVLAGGGSLLRGFPELITQETELPANLAEDPLTCVVRGAGKYLEELDHLRTSRKKLID; translated from the coding sequence ATGTTTAACTATCTTTTCAGCCTTTTTTCAAATGATATGGGAATTGACCTGGGAACAGCGTCAGTCCTTGTTTATGTTAAAGGCCAGGGCATTGTCTTAAGAGAACCTTCGGTCGTAGCAATTGAAAAGGGAAGCAGGCGGGTTCTAGCTATCGGTACGGAAGCTAAAAGAATGATTGGCAAAACACCGGCCAATATAATTGCTGTAAGACCTTTAAGAAATGGAGTAATTGCTGATTTTGAAGTAACGGAAAGAATGATCCGTTACTTTATCAAAAAGGTTCATAACAGAAGAAGCCTTCTTCATCCAAGAATTGTGATAGGCGTTCCTTCCGGGATAACGGAAGTTGAAAGAAGAGCTGTAAGGGAATCGGCAGAACAGGCCGGTGCCCGGGAAGTTCATCTTATTGAAGAACCGATGGCAGCAGCGATCGGGGCAAATATTCCGATTCAGGAACCGGAAGGAAATATGATTGTGGACGTTGGCGGTGGAACCACGGAAGTGGCGGTTACGTCTATGGGCGGGATGGTGGTTTCAAAATCCATTGATGTCGCAGGCGATGAAATGGACGAGGCCGTAGTACTTTATTTTAGAAGAAAATATAATCTTTTAATCGGGGAAAATACTGCAGAAGAAGTTAAAATACGAATCGGCTCGGTTTTTCCTTTGCCCGAAGAAACAAGCATGGAAGTTAAAGGGCGCGACCAGGTTACCGGGCTTCCAAAAACAGTGAGTATAACTTCGGAAGAAGTCAGAGCGGCTCTTGCCGAACCAATGAGAGCAATAATAGAAGTAATACGCAATGCCCTAGAAGAAACTCCGGCGGAATTATCCGCCGATTTAGTTGACAGGGGAATAGTCTTAGCCGGGGGGGGGTCCTTGTTAAGGGGTTTTCCTGAACTTATTACGCAAGAAACTGAATTACCCGCGAATCTTGCTGAAGATCCTTTAACGTGCGTGGTTAGGGGTGCGGGAAAGTATTTGGAAGAACTTGATCATCTTCGTACATCCCGCAAAAAGCTAATTGATTAA
- the rpsD gene encoding 30S ribosomal protein S4, with product MSRYLGSVCKNCRREGEKLFLKGERCLTKCTLDRKRGKNAPGQHGARRVKESNYAHHLREKQKARRIYGLTEEQFRHYFHRAERMKGLTGENLLKLLELRLDNIVYRLGIALSRKLSRQLVGHGQILINNRRINLPGYQVKVGDKISLDEKLRENVFIKKALERSERFPSWLSFDKEKITGSILNLPGIDEFSHPIDSQLIVELYSK from the coding sequence ATGTCAAGGTATTTAGGTTCAGTATGTAAAAATTGCCGAAGGGAAGGCGAAAAACTTTTCCTAAAAGGGGAACGTTGCTTAACAAAATGCACCCTTGATAGAAAGCGGGGGAAAAATGCTCCGGGCCAGCATGGCGCTCGAAGAGTAAAAGAATCAAATTATGCGCACCATTTAAGAGAGAAGCAAAAAGCCCGGCGAATATACGGATTGACGGAAGAACAATTTCGCCACTATTTCCATCGCGCAGAACGGATGAAAGGTTTGACAGGAGAAAATCTTCTGAAACTTTTGGAACTAAGGCTTGATAATATAGTATACAGGCTGGGGATCGCGCTTTCAAGAAAATTGTCCAGGCAGCTGGTTGGCCACGGACAAATATTGATAAATAATAGAAGAATAAACCTTCCTGGTTATCAAGTAAAAGTTGGCGATAAGATATCTTTGGACGAAAAGTTGAGGGAAAATGTTTTTATCAAGAAAGCGCTTGAGCGCAGCGAAAGATTTCCTTCCTGGCTTTCGTTTGATAAAGAAAAGATTACAGGTTCAATTTTGAATTTACCTGGAATTGACGAGTTTTCTCACCCGATAGATAGCCAATTGATCGTTGAATTATATTCAAAATAA
- the rpsK gene encoding 30S ribosomal protein S11: protein MTEEKKAPVAHKRKIRFGGGVAKAYIQSSFNNTIVTITDEKGSTLVWATAGSSGFKGTKKGTPFAAQLTASNAARKALDGGVKQVTVLVNGPGPGRETAIRGLQAAGLVITSIKDITPVPHDGCRPPKARRV from the coding sequence ATGACGGAAGAAAAAAAGGCGCCTGTTGCTCATAAAAGAAAGATAAGGTTTGGCGGGGGGGTGGCAAAAGCCTATATACAATCTTCATTCAATAATACAATTGTAACAATTACGGATGAAAAAGGTTCTACCCTTGTTTGGGCGACCGCCGGTTCAAGCGGATTTAAAGGCACAAAGAAAGGGACTCCGTTTGCGGCTCAATTGACCGCTTCAAATGCAGCAAGAAAAGCGCTTGATGGCGGCGTAAAACAGGTAACCGTATTGGTTAACGGACCCGGACCCGGCAGAGAAACCGCAATCCGCGGTCTTCAGGCAGCAGGACTTGTTATTACAAGCATCAAAGATATAACACCGGTGCCGCACGATGGGTGCCGGCCGCCGAAAGCACGACGCGTATAA
- the rplQ gene encoding 50S ribosomal protein L17: protein MIKNYNHRKLGRTSAHRKAVLRNLATSLFLYEKIKTTLPKAKELIRYSDRLISYARPNDLNAKKKLAAEIKNEEVRKKISEVLVPRYSKRPGGYARIYKIGTRAGDRAEMAIVKLMS, encoded by the coding sequence ATGATCAAGAATTATAATCATAGAAAACTTGGACGGACATCGGCGCATAGAAAAGCTGTTTTAAGAAACCTTGCTACTTCTCTTTTTCTCTATGAAAAAATAAAGACCACCTTGCCGAAAGCAAAAGAATTGATCAGATATTCCGATCGTTTAATCTCATACGCAAGGCCGAACGACTTAAATGCTAAGAAGAAGCTCGCTGCAGAGATTAAAAATGAGGAAGTAAGAAAGAAAATAAGCGAAGTTCTCGTTCCCAGATATTCAAAAAGGCCAGGGGGATATGCTAGAATATATAAAATCGGAACAAGAGCTGGTGACCGCGCAGAGATGGCTATAGTAAAGTTAATGAGTTAG